The Rosa rugosa chromosome 1, drRosRugo1.1, whole genome shotgun sequence genomic sequence ggcaaacttctttgtaattaaaattgaaatttttatcttatgtctacgcacatccatcaatggaatatttacagacgtgatgtgaaaaaataagcacgtttcgcggtcgtcatgccatcggtcaaccaagaaaacatacaagtgacgacggttgactaattcgatcggattctaaaatatggtgaaattggctaaattttttaccacgctcataatttattataataatctcatccaacggtcggttttcccattttatttaagttgatagaggttgatttttggagtgtatgatatataaatataagtttataaaaaatattatctttaaagatttatttgtaaataaagcccgctaggcccgcattaaatggatgggcttggatccttcaatttataataaagcccggtccggcccggcccgctactatttaaaaatggagtaaggcccggcccaagcccgctaCGCCTAAATCTTATATGATATTTGagtaaatgaaatttttttttttttgaaaccggAGTAAATGAAATTTAAAGTGCCTGAAATTtgagtaaatatatatttttcttttaaataaatTAAGATATTAAAGTGATAATTTACAAATAGAgaaaattccacaaatggtcactcaattatgacttattcgacattTTGGtaactcaagtttcaaatatatcactttggtcactcaattattacactgtcaatcactttagtcactcaaggAACATTTTATGTCACTTTGATCACTTCTCCCAATAATTCTAGTACATATTTCTCagggaaaatctcacaaacagtacctgacctatcggccactaataactttcgtacctcaagttcaaaaaatatcagattggtacctgaacttctgaccccgacccaatatcagtacctGAGAACAGTAAAATCGCTAACagggttaatttttgaagggtaaatatgtcatttcactgttcatcatctccaaaactctccacTCTCTGTGCaataccagatttcttcttcttcttcttcatacctcatcaccactatcaaccaacctttcacttcttctatggccaccgtcccatccaccaccaactcctctcacctctcaTTTGGTCGATTTaggtttgtgtgtgtgaggtatgaagaagataatgaaaaatctgggtttgcatagagagaggggagagttttggagatgatgaacagtgaaatgacagatttacccttcaaaaattaacttcgttaacgattttactgtttccAGATACTGATATTgagtcggggtcagaagttcaggtaccaatctgatattttttgaacttgaggtacgaaagttattagttgcttgaagttcaggtactgtttgtgagtttttcccaatttttcacaattagttaaacaaaaatatcattaatattgtggcaaataatttttttttaatgaaaaaattaacgaagtgactaaagtgaataacagagttaaagttgagtgaccaaaatgatatatttaaaaggtaAGTGACCAAAGTATCGTATAAGTAAAAGTTGAGTGAttatttgtgatattctccttTACAGATATGAAGTACTAAAGTGTCTAATGATTTAAAATTGCAGTACTATTGGTGACTTTTTCTGTTAATCCGACTGTTGAAGTCCCATCAATCATATTGAAGTCCCATCAATCATATCAGGGAAGGAAGGTAAGCCATTTCATTCTCATTTTTTCTGTCCTCCATAAGAACCGTAACAAATAGCTCCAAATCATAAGTTCTTTCCGGAGGACCACATATTTCCTCATAGTACTTCCTAATTATTTTACagaaattttttgaaattttagaATTGCCCTCGTACAGTAGGACTATTACACACCGAACAACCCATCAATTAAATTGAATCTTATTAATTTCGTGATCTACGTCTAGTCTTTTTCCCCCAAGATATGGGTCTCCACTTTCCAAGTCACACACAGTCACACAGACCCCTGCTTCAATCAATTGACTTAGCTAGCTGCACATTTTGTTCAAATGAGCGTCATAAATATATGCATATGGCATCCCCACAAGGCTTTTAATTAGTGCTTGGAATCAACCAAAAAGCTAAATGTGTAGGGAGAACTCTTTAGACCTTGAACTAATTGGTCAGCCATTGTTGTGCCCGGTAAAGTGTCTTAATCGTTTTGACTGTCAAAAAAGGTGTCTAAGGTGCCAATTGCCAAACCCAACTATTTCTTTCCCTTTTAATCTTTCTCTAGTTTTTACTTTTGGATCATCCAAGTTCCAAAAGAATCTTATGAGGCCCCCTCTTTCAGCTTCTCCTACTATCTCTAATGTGCACCTTGACTTATCTTCTACAAATTCTAGAAGTCACAAAATTAAGGATTCCTAATTTGAAATTGTAATTATCTTGTATATTTTTTGTATAAATGATGTAGAAACAATTTTGCAGTTGACTTGACGGCTCAAATTGTGAAAAGCACTCTTTTAAATGGTATGATACTTATATATCGATAACGTAAAAATATGTTATCTTTAGAAGAAACAATTTTAGAattttatgtgacaacttgaggtgtaagataaaataaaagaatgtTCGGCCACAGAAGTAGTTTTAGTAACTTCACTAACTTAACACTCTAATATCTTTTTGGGGCCTATAATTAAATTGATAAATACTGTCTCATGTTCAAAAACAAATAATGTAAAGTTCTGttaattaaaatttttcttGTGGAGACTAATATTAAACTTTAAATTTTTAATCCAATCACTTGCGCTAAAACAGCACTCTCTTTTAATGAAAAAAGTGTAACACTATTTTGCAAATAGGTTATGATAATTATTAGCGCCAtctcaaagagagagagagagagagagagagaaaaaaagatgaaaaataaattgaatccTCGACTATTAATGTTAGGTGCAGTATGTTCCAGTTCCACTGGAGTAAAATAGTGACTTCAACAGAACCTCGAATTGTTTGCAAAGTCATCAATTTTGAtcagttttcttcttttgacCAACAACAACCAGAGTTAACGTAGAGACCACCTAAACTTTGATTTTGAGTTTCTAGCTAGCAATAGCATATGTCTATCATATGTTCATTCCGAATTTCCGATGTAGTATGCTGTATAAATATAGAGTTAGGCAGTTAGCTTTGAATTATTCAAGATCTAAGACCATGTACAAAAGCCAAGTCCGAAACTTCTACTGATGTGATAGAGTCGTTGGAGAGTTATCAAGACATtctttataaacgttgcatgcaaaTTTCAAGAGGAGATAATTTCGATTTTTAATAAGATCTCATTGATGTCACGTCATTAGTAAGTTAACTAAACGTCAAACTTAGAATGAAATCGACAAAACTACAAATATATTATAACTTTAAAACCGTAGGTTACAAGCAGTGCATGTGAAGAACGGTAAATGAAACATAAATCCAAAATATAGGATTGTAAAATAGAATCGAACCAAGACTAACCATCTTCGTGTTTAGTACATTAACAGATTAACGCTATGAGAAACTTAACTATACTAATCAATCAATAACTAGTCTCACTTTGGTTTGTGTTCAGGACTTGAGGGAAGAGAACCGAAGGGTCTTCGATTTCTGCGAATATTCATAGTGTACTGGCCAGTGAGCATATATACTGGCCTCCTTTATTTGCAGGTGCAGATGGAAATGACAGCCATGGGAATCAGCAGAGAACAAGAGGTATACAAATTCCAGTAGAGAAACTCGAAGTACAATAAATTCACGAGAAAGAAACTTATCTATTCTAATCAGAGCAGGAACTGGATAATCTTTTTGCGCGCCAACCCTACTGCATcaatgttttgagttttgacttgCAGTTCGACCAGAAAAGACTGAAAGACTGAACCCTATAACCTACAGGGAGGCTATGACGTATAATTTGGGGTTTATGCCCTACACACAATATGGGGAgggctctctctccctccctccctccctccctcgaCGGCATATTTAGAATCCTAGAGAGCTTAACAAGGTTCATGAACTTCTCGAGAAATTCATGTCTGAATATGGAGGATTATATATATCAGCTATTTGccgcattaatttttttttattttttttttttatcatactTCGAATTCATGTTTGAAGGATTTGGACTTcggaatgatttttttttcctcaacaaAGAATCAGTTCTTCATACGAAACTAAAGGAAAGACAGAATTTTAGTGAGACATGATATTATTATATCATGTAGCGATAAGATAACTGGATAGAAATATGTCACATTAGGTGTAAATTGAATGTTTTGCATATGCAAATGAACCTACATCATATCTAATATGCACGTACACTAATATCGGGTTATTGTACCGGCCACCATGTTGCGAGACAATCTCATTTAAGATTGAGGGTAATTTTTTGGCAATGAATTCCTAAATCACCGCATTGACTGACATTAAAACAGTTTGTATATTTGTTTTGCGAAACCAAATTGGAGGTGTAAGAATTGAGTTACCTTCCGGCCACCATGTTGCAAGATAATCTCATTTAAGATTGAGGGTAATTTTTTGACAATGAATTCCTAAATCACCGCATTGACCGACATTAAAACAGTTTGTACATTTGTTTTGCGAAACCAAATTGGAGGTGTAAGAATTGAGTTACCTTCCGGCCACCATGTTGCAAGACAATCTCATTTAAGATTGAGGGTAATTTTTTGGCAATGAATTCCTAAATCACCGCATTGACCGACATTAAAACAGTTTGTACATTTGTTTTGCGAAACCAAATTGGAGGTGTAAGAATTGAGTTACCTTCCGGCCACCATGTTGCAAGACAATCTCATTTAAGATTGAGGGTAATTTTTTGGCAATGAATTCCTAAATCACCGCATTGACCGACATCAAAACAGTTTGTACATTTGTTTTGCGAAACCAAATTGGAGGTGTAAGAATTGAGTTACCTCCCCCCTCCCTTCCTTGTTGATCTCGTTAGGGGCGGAGCCAGGAACTTATGTTAGGCGGGGCAAATTTTAAAAGTTTATAAACTcaataaaatcaaaatcaaagtcAAATCACATATTAGAAATTAAATAAAACGTGTACATCCATAAAATTTGAACTACAAATTTGAGGAGCAACTATGTGTGGTTACAGACTTACAGTCGATTATTTTAAGAAAGCAACTATGACCCTGGGGAAGGGGTAAACCAGTAAATAAACATAGaaactaaaaaattaaaaaaattaaaaaaaaaaacgaagaggaAAGACATAAATTTTAGTGTTGGTTATTGCCTTCCATTGTTCTATGGTGCCTTTGTTCCTAGATCTCATAAATTCTTATTGCAACTATGTTACTTCTAAAACAATTTCGTTATGATATACAACTATAATCTACAATTACAAAAACTTACTCGACACGATCTGTatttgttgattttaattaacaaGGATGTGTGCGATGTAGAAAGTATAAAAAAGATTGAGACGGTGGCTCAATTCAACAACCTCCAGATTGGTGGCAACTTTTCTCACCAACCTATCATCATCCCTTGAGTCTTATCATGATCCTTTACAAACTCATCTCTTCATCATAACTTTTTTTGAGCCTATCTCGCTCCGCTTAACTTCTGAGCCATCCTGCCTATCGAGTCTCTACAATCATGTTTCTTCCAGTCTCCACATCGCTCGATGCTAGCTAGAAAGTTTTTCTCTAGTTGGTTCCATCTATCCCAAGGTTTCACCATGATCATTCACTCAATTTCACATTGGATGACATGTTCTAATCCATCTTATCTCTTATACCAATTGTTGTATTCGAATTGCCTCGTACTAATACCTCAAGTGAAAACAAGCTAAGTGCCATTTTTTATCTCAACATTAAAAATAAACCAAAGATTCAATATTTGTCATATTCAAAGTTTGAATCTAGCCACGATATCCTAAAAATTCCTGGCCCAAGTCATAACTTCACAACTGATCCCAATTTCACTTTTATTGCTTTGAATGAGCCAAGGTAAAAAGACAATCCATCAAAGTAAACATGGTGATTGAAAGGCAAGAATTTGGATTGGATTAAATTGATTTACAACTGTCAGAATTTGCTAATTAAAAGACTGACCAGAATTTGCAtccaataatatatatatatatatatatatatatatatatacgtggaCCACAATGCAGCAGAGGCATGCAGCAGCTTTAACTGATGTTGGGGTTCCACCATAACAAGCAAAGCATCTTCAAAGAGATGATGAGATATCTCTAAGCTTAGCTTAGACTCTCACATGAAGCAACCTCCCATGCCAATACAAGCAAGTATAATATCATATAATATATCATATCATCTTTCCTGGTAAATCAATCATCAAATTCAAATACCAGTTATAGAACTAGTAAAATGACCCACGACCAGCATGCCTCTCCATTTTCAGACGCCTCTCCATTTTCAGGGTCTGAAAATGGAGACTCCCTGCACCTGAAAAATTAACCTCAATCATGACTGATCATGGCCTCAGGTACACACCCACTTCACTAATTACCACAGTTAATATCCCTAATCGGCATGAATCTTCCAGTGTTTTGAATAGTATTTTGAGGATTGTGTTTTGCTGCAAGACAAAATATGGGTGTCCCTCTCTTTATATATTTATGAGCGAGATTGTGTTTTGCTGCCTGGAGTGCCCACATGTTCCCTTTGAAGCAGATCATTGAAACTTTGAAGAAAggaaacagaaaaaagaaattaataatggAAATGAATGTCTGAGAGAGTGAGACCAAAGCTCTATAGTTTTGGATCTATCAGACTTTCTCCAACATGGACTGAACGGAACCCATATTCTGGACTTATgaaggagttttttttttttttttttttttccatattcAAAGCACAGCTACTGTTAGAAGCTGATATCACATCCTCTTTCCCAAGAAGAAAACACAACAGtaaaatatataatataaatTATCAAACTGGCAAAGGACTCGAGCTCTTTCCTTCCCAAGGAGAGCCCATGAATCTCAGAGCTTCAAATATCTATCTGGGTTCGGGTTTCAACAGTAGAAGTTCCATCATATGATTGCATAGATATATATGTCGCTATAttaattttatataatttttcttgaaaggaaaaaagaaactgAACTATGAATATTTTTATTCTGAACTCATTATGATCACACTGCAAAAGTAAAGTGTTCATATGTATGAAAGAAAGAGGAAAGACCTATGAGTAGAGATTCACTCATTCTGAGAATTAAAGAGAGCAAGAACAGGAAATGAAGGCTAGGTAGCATTGATCcgaatcaaaacaaagtgagaACCGACGATGGCAATGAATGGTAGAGTTAAAAAAAGGGGNNNNNNNNNNNNNNNNNNNNNNNNNNNNNNNNNNNNNNNNNNNNNNNNNNNNNNNNNNNNNNNNNNNNNNNNNNNNNNNNNNNNNNNNNNNNNNNNNNNNNNNNNNNNNNNNNNNNNNNNNNNNNNNNNNNNNNNNNNNNNNNNNNNNNNNNNNNNNNNNNNNNNNNNNNNNNNNNNNNNNNNNNNNNNNNNNNNNNNNNttgggagaaagagagagagagagagagagagagagagagagagagagagagagagggaataaaattaaaataaaaggaaaaaaaaaagagagaaaaattaaaaaaaatagagaaaaatagtaaaaagaggaagtgagatataatagtcattttagacctgtcgTGGACCTGTTGTATGAGAATTAgggagaataaggactatccagtttaatttcaaaggcgagggactaaactgtttttcagggaaaagtttgagcagtaacaagtatttaatccatatatatatacatagacacaCACAAGTTGCGAGAGTTATTCACACCAAATACATGTGGTATCTTTTTcaaaaaacacacaaaattCGGACCAGTCATATAAATAGTGGTCATGTCATCCTACCATCTTCGGGTTAGAAATCGGGATATTTAGGAAGCAGCTTCTCATGTAATAGGCCCCACAACATTAAAAACAgcattgaattgaattgaattgaattgggATAAGCTGGCGATGAGCATCAGATAATGACACTTGCATTGTATAGTATTAAGCCATTTGATGATTCGATAATTTGGAGTCATTATTGAGTACATTATTGTGTTACACCACATGATAATAGGGAAATTCAACTACGTACCTAAGGCTTAGAGTTTACCCGTTGCACAATAAAAATATCTAATCAATTACATGGTTACAATCTACAACAGTAGGCAATGTTAGGTAATGATATATCTAATATACGGAATAATTTTCGATAATTTGAGATGTAAAAAACAGTTGATGaagtgtgtttgtgtgtgttttattttattttttattattcattGAATTTGTAGTATATTCCTTGTAATCATCGAGACCACAGGCCTTGCACTCGAACAACTTCATGTGGGTATGAATCTACGACAATTGACTACGGATTGGAACCTGCTAAATAGCATGAAAAGCCAAAGACCAACAAAAGAGTTGAAGATGAAAAGCCAAAGGCCAATGAAAGAGTTGATGATGAAAAGCCTAAGCCGCCCCCAACTTGTTTTTATGGGTCTAGCTTCCTGCTGTCTAAGTTGGTTATGGGAAAGTACATAACATCAAATGCATCTCTATATTTATCTATTACAAAAATAAGACATTTTAATTTGATCAAACATTATAGTTATTTAGatacaaaaaatatatttttaaaattaatttaagATAAACTTTCAGGGCTCAAGTGGTAGTACTTTAAGCGGTCTTTTGAAAATTAATTCAGATAAACTTTTAGACTTCCAAATTTGATTGAAATTTAGGATACTCAAAACGTTGCTATTGTATCATTTGAATGGTGCGGCAATATTGCACAGTTTGAAATATCTAATCTAAAGTTAATATCATACTTTAAGATCTTGTTTGCATAATGCGGAATATCCACTCTAGAACTCGTAGATTTTGTTGTCATGCAGAGATAATTCAAACCATATGAAATATTACTCATAACTTCACCATTTCCTGGATTAGACTCCAATATCAGATACTCACCGGCTAATGTTTATGATCTAGCattatataatatatagttATAGTATTTAAAGGGAACACTAGGTTTCTTACAGAATTGTGAACCAATAAGTAGATTGAGTTGATTTAATAAccattaaaaaaagaaaaagaaaaagagttgattaaataaaagaagtgtGTCGTATTGGATCAAAATTTGGACAAATGGAGCCacagaaaaataacaaaaatcacAATTCCACAATCTACATCACAAtaatttcacaaaaaaaaaatcatcaaggACATGATTCCAAGCTCACCTTCAACCTTCCTGAGGAGAATCGGACCGAGTCATACGACCTTAAAACTCGGTCATCAAACCGAGCCGACTCACCCACACTGTCTCTCCTCACCGCCATCACCACCAACTTACCaccctctttctctttctctttctctttcttaacCCTTCCCTTCATCTCTCTCATCAACCCCCAAAACCTCTCTACCAAATCACTCTTCACCGCCGACGACACTGTCAGAAGCCTCTCCTTGCAATCCTCCGACCTCTTTAACGAGCTCAGCAACTCGACCGAGTCGCCAAAGCTCATGCAACTCAGTCTCTCATCAAACTCCTTGACTCGGACCGAAACCTCGTTCATTGCGGCAATCTGGTCCTGGCCCACCAAACCCAATATCTCGCCGACCAACCTGTTACCGTTCAAACTTGAAAAGTCAGGCCGCCGGCAAATCTCTTCCAGTAGACTCACCAGCGACTCGGTCTCCCTAACCAGGTCGGAATTCATGAGCGCTGAGATTCTCTCTTCTTGTCTGTCTCTATCGGCAAGGCACGAGTTCGATCCTAAGAAGAAACCTAAGAACCGAGAAGTGATGATGAGGTTTTCTACGTACTGTCCGTACCATCTGACCCAGGACGAGAGGTCCCAGGAAATGGGGCTAGAGTTGTCCCGGAAGTTGGAGAGTTTAAGGTAGTTTCTGCCGCCAGTGGAGGGGAAGACGGAGAGCTGGTCCTGGAGGATGAAGGAGCCGTACTTGACGATGTGGTGAACGGCGATGAGGCACTTGAGTGCGACGGAGGAGTTTTGGGTGGTTTGGAGGCGATCCATGAGGGCTTCGATGGCGGCGGAGGCGGTGGCACGCGAGCTGTGTCCGAAGGAGAGGAGCGTGGCAAGGTGTTTGGCTGGTGGAGGTGAGAAAGGGTCGTGGGTGGTGGCGCGGAGGAGGGCGAGGTGGAGAGATTGAGATGATTGAGGAGTACTGCTGGCAGCGGTGTTGATTGTGGAGAGGATTGCTGCTTTGCTCTGAGAGGCTTTGTCTTTGATTGCCCCCATTAGAAGgtctttgatc encodes the following:
- the LOC133723536 gene encoding putative clathrin assembly protein At4g40080, with translation MGRKTKIKDLLMGAIKDKASQSKAAILSTINTAASSTPQSSQSLHLALLRATTHDPFSPPPAKHLATLLSFGHSSRATASAAIEALMDRLQTTQNSSVALKCLIAVHHIVKYGSFILQDQLSVFPSTGGRNYLKLSNFRDNSSPISWDLSSWVRWYGQYVENLIITSRFLGFFLGSNSCLADRDRQEERISALMNSDLVRETESLVSLLEEICRRPDFSSLNGNRLVGEILGLVGQDQIAAMNEVSVRVKEFDERLSCMSFGDSVELLSSLKRSEDCKERLLTVSSAVKSDLVERFWGLMREMKGRVKKEKEKEKEGGKLVVMAVRRDSVGESARFDDRVLRSYDSVRFSSGRLKVSLESCP